A region of Rhodohalobacter barkolensis DNA encodes the following proteins:
- a CDS encoding efflux RND transporter permease subunit produces the protein MSLSSLSIRRPVLASVMSIVIVLFGVISFFYLGVREYPSVDPPIVTVSTSYVGANADVIESQITEPLEESVNGIAGIRTLTSTSRQGQSTITVEFDLEVDMETAANDVRDRVSRAQRSLPPDAEPPTVQKADADASPIVFLNVNSDRRNLLELTSIAENIFKEQLQTIPGVSEIRIWGSREYAMRLWMDPLKLAAYSVTPLDVQQALNRENVELPSGRIEGSTTELTVRTMGRLSNPEEFNNLIIREEDGRKVRFQDIGYAELGAQNERTVLKRNGVPMVGVVAIPQPGSNQLSIAEEFFVRVDRIKRDLPEDINIAVGFDTTEYIQESISEVQQTVFLALGLVILVIFMFLRDLRTTFIPIIVIPIALIGAFFIMYVAGFSINVLTMLAIVLAIGLVVDDAIVVLENIYAKMERGLPTIEAGILGSKEIFFAVVATSLALVSVFMPILFLGGTTGRLFREFGVVIAGAVIISSFVALTLTPMLATKILKNGAEKNRFYRATEPFFKKVNSLYRNSLESFMKRRWMAFVILAFSGVLIGVLYSAIPEELAPREDRGQIRMFATAPEGASFEYMDSYVDQMISTVQENVPEVVAMNTVTSPGFGASGAINSAFSFITLGDADNRDRSQQEIADQLTGLMSNLTGAQTFVSQPQSIGNRRGGLPVQYVLQSQTMDQLKEVIPEFLREANQDPAFVFAEVDLKFNRPELQIEIDRNRARSLGVSVRDIAETLQLSLSGSRFGFFIMDGKQYWVIGQMDRQYRNEPIDLKTIYVRSQDGSLLQLDNLVTVSEQSSPPQLYRFNRFKSATVSAQLAPGYTIGDGIEAMDAIAARVLPEAVITDLAGPSRDFAESAASLLFIFALALVLIYLVLAAQFESFRDPFIILFTVPLAILGTLVSLWYFDQTLNIFSQIGAIMLIGLIAKNGILIVEFANQRQEQGMSVMDSIMDAAAVRFRPILMTSISTILGILPIAMALGAGSESRSSMGIAVIGGLLIGSILTLYIIPAIYSYFASEKSKTKEIQERAKEAEKLETASVK, from the coding sequence ATGAGTTTATCGTCACTAAGTATTCGCCGGCCGGTATTGGCCTCGGTCATGTCGATAGTGATTGTGCTATTTGGTGTGATCTCATTTTTTTACCTGGGTGTGCGTGAATATCCCTCGGTAGATCCTCCCATTGTTACGGTATCTACAAGCTACGTGGGGGCTAACGCGGATGTGATAGAGTCTCAAATCACGGAGCCTCTCGAAGAGTCGGTAAATGGTATTGCCGGAATTCGAACGTTGACATCAACCAGCCGTCAGGGACAGAGTACCATTACGGTTGAGTTTGATCTGGAGGTGGATATGGAAACGGCCGCGAATGATGTTCGTGACCGTGTGTCGAGAGCTCAACGAAGTTTACCGCCCGATGCTGAGCCTCCAACGGTGCAGAAAGCGGATGCAGATGCATCACCGATAGTCTTTTTGAATGTAAATAGCGACCGTCGGAACCTGTTGGAGCTTACATCCATAGCTGAGAATATTTTTAAAGAGCAGCTTCAGACCATTCCAGGAGTAAGTGAAATTCGAATCTGGGGTTCCCGTGAATATGCCATGCGACTATGGATGGATCCGCTAAAACTTGCTGCATACAGCGTTACTCCCCTGGATGTTCAACAGGCACTTAACCGAGAGAATGTAGAACTTCCATCCGGACGTATTGAAGGAAGTACAACAGAGCTCACCGTGCGCACTATGGGGAGGCTATCAAACCCCGAAGAGTTTAATAATCTGATTATCCGGGAAGAGGACGGAAGAAAAGTTCGTTTCCAGGATATCGGGTATGCTGAGCTGGGTGCTCAGAATGAGCGCACGGTATTGAAGCGAAACGGTGTGCCGATGGTGGGAGTCGTTGCCATTCCGCAACCGGGTTCAAATCAGCTATCCATTGCAGAGGAGTTTTTCGTACGAGTTGATCGCATAAAGAGAGATTTGCCCGAAGACATTAACATAGCTGTTGGTTTTGATACAACAGAATATATTCAGGAATCTATAAGTGAAGTGCAACAAACGGTATTCCTGGCCTTGGGTTTGGTAATCCTTGTGATTTTTATGTTCCTCAGGGATTTAAGAACCACCTTTATTCCAATCATTGTGATCCCGATTGCGCTAATTGGAGCATTCTTCATTATGTATGTCGCCGGATTTTCAATCAATGTACTCACTATGCTGGCGATTGTATTGGCCATTGGTCTGGTTGTGGATGATGCGATTGTGGTGCTGGAGAATATCTATGCAAAAATGGAAAGAGGCTTGCCGACAATAGAAGCCGGAATTCTCGGCTCTAAAGAGATCTTCTTTGCAGTTGTTGCAACTTCCCTTGCTTTGGTATCAGTGTTTATGCCAATACTCTTTCTGGGGGGTACTACAGGGCGTCTCTTTCGGGAGTTTGGAGTCGTTATTGCCGGTGCAGTTATCATTTCCTCATTTGTAGCTCTTACGCTTACACCGATGCTGGCTACAAAAATTTTGAAGAATGGTGCGGAAAAAAATCGATTTTATCGTGCAACTGAACCGTTCTTTAAAAAAGTAAATAGTCTTTACCGGAATTCTCTTGAGTCGTTTATGAAGCGCAGATGGATGGCGTTTGTGATTCTCGCTTTTTCCGGTGTATTGATTGGTGTTCTATATTCGGCAATTCCTGAAGAGCTGGCACCGAGAGAAGATCGCGGTCAAATCAGAATGTTTGCCACTGCTCCCGAAGGTGCTTCCTTTGAATATATGGATTCATATGTGGATCAAATGATTTCTACGGTTCAGGAAAATGTACCGGAAGTGGTTGCAATGAATACGGTTACATCCCCCGGTTTTGGAGCTTCAGGTGCAATTAATTCAGCTTTTAGCTTTATAACTCTTGGTGATGCAGACAACAGAGATCGCTCTCAGCAAGAAATTGCAGACCAGTTAACAGGGTTGATGTCGAACCTTACCGGCGCTCAGACATTTGTATCACAGCCACAGTCGATTGGGAATCGTCGTGGCGGCCTTCCGGTTCAATACGTGCTTCAATCTCAAACCATGGATCAGCTGAAAGAGGTTATCCCTGAATTTCTAAGAGAAGCGAATCAGGATCCGGCTTTTGTATTTGCTGAAGTTGATTTGAAATTCAACCGTCCGGAACTTCAGATAGAAATCGACAGAAACCGGGCCCGTTCATTGGGTGTGTCCGTCCGGGATATAGCAGAAACCCTTCAGTTATCCCTATCCGGCAGCCGATTTGGCTTCTTCATCATGGATGGGAAACAGTACTGGGTAATTGGTCAAATGGATCGTCAGTATAGAAATGAACCGATTGATCTGAAAACGATTTATGTAAGAAGTCAGGACGGATCACTTCTCCAGTTAGATAATCTGGTTACCGTAAGTGAACAGAGCAGTCCACCCCAACTTTATCGATTTAACCGGTTTAAGTCTGCAACAGTATCTGCTCAGTTGGCTCCGGGTTATACGATTGGAGACGGTATCGAGGCAATGGATGCAATTGCAGCAAGAGTGCTCCCTGAAGCTGTAATTACTGATTTGGCAGGACCATCAAGGGATTTTGCAGAAAGTGCGGCCAGCTTGCTGTTCATATTTGCATTGGCACTTGTGTTGATCTACCTGGTACTGGCCGCTCAGTTCGAGAGCTTTCGAGATCCGTTTATCATACTGTTTACGGTTCCGCTCGCCATTTTAGGGACATTGGTATCACTTTGGTATTTCGATCAAACACTCAATATTTTCAGCCAAATTGGAGCCATTATGCTGATTGGGTTGATTGCGAAGAACGGTATTCTGATTGTGGAATTTGCTAATCAGCGTCAGGAGCAGGGAATGTCGGTCATGGATTCAATTATGGATGCAGCTGCCGTTCGATTCCGCCCGATTTTGATGACGTCAATTTCCACGATTCTCGGAATTTTACCGATTGCAATGGCGCTTGGTGCGGGCTCAGAAAGCAGGTCCTCGATGGGTATTGCTGTTATCGGCGGTCTGCTGATCGGTAGTATATTAACTCTCTATATTATTCCTGCAATCTACTCTTACTTCGCATCTGAAAAGAGTAAAACCAAAGAGATTCAGGAGCGTGCAAAAGAAGCCGAAAAATTAGAAACTGCCAGCGTTAAATGA
- a CDS encoding TolC family protein produces the protein MMKRYLFIKFTFISLFLIVSGVNVQAQQVLTLEEAVSIGLEKNYGLQISRNLQEEADNNRTIGNAGFLPTIDVTAGRTESIEDSEFRSADGTGRTNEGARSTNTNAAVNLNWTIFDGLTSFARYDRLGKLKEISDEELRFDMEFLVSQIALSYFNIIRISEQIKVLENNIEVSLERIEIEETKVDLGSGSEYDLLQARSDLNADRAAFIRERNQLNEAKISLNELLSRDPRTEYDVTTEIDVNRFLPEEELYNRLMEENAELSIARFENEVSRIETREIQGERYPQISLTSGYSFNRSENDGGFFQFNETTGLSVGLTARVNIFNGFNINRRVQNAQIRSKNAELNLESQKLRLESEFQAIYRTYQNSIQLVDLEEENLSNAEETLDIALERFRLGSISSLEFREAQRTFIAAENRLINAKFEAKVAETELLQLTGEMDQLFTAQ, from the coding sequence ATGATGAAAAGATATCTATTTATAAAATTCACGTTCATCTCACTTTTTCTAATTGTTTCCGGGGTCAATGTTCAGGCTCAGCAGGTTTTGACTCTCGAAGAGGCCGTTTCTATCGGATTGGAGAAGAATTATGGATTACAAATTAGCCGTAACCTTCAGGAAGAAGCGGATAATAACAGAACAATAGGTAATGCCGGTTTTTTGCCCACCATAGATGTAACAGCCGGTCGAACAGAAAGTATTGAAGACAGTGAATTCAGGTCTGCTGATGGAACAGGAAGAACAAATGAAGGAGCCCGAAGTACCAATACTAATGCGGCAGTTAACTTAAACTGGACTATTTTTGATGGGCTAACGTCATTTGCAAGATACGACCGGTTGGGAAAGCTGAAAGAGATTAGTGATGAAGAACTCCGGTTTGACATGGAGTTTTTAGTGAGCCAGATTGCGCTTTCTTACTTCAATATCATCAGAATCAGTGAACAGATTAAGGTTCTGGAAAATAATATTGAAGTGTCACTTGAACGAATTGAAATAGAAGAGACGAAAGTGGATTTGGGTTCCGGATCTGAGTATGATCTTCTTCAGGCTAGGTCTGATTTAAACGCAGACCGTGCAGCGTTTATTCGTGAAAGAAATCAATTGAATGAGGCGAAAATTTCGTTAAACGAACTTCTTTCTCGTGATCCGAGAACAGAGTATGATGTAACGACTGAGATTGATGTGAATCGTTTTCTCCCCGAAGAAGAGCTGTATAATCGCTTGATGGAAGAAAATGCAGAATTGTCTATTGCAAGATTTGAAAATGAAGTGTCTCGCATTGAAACTCGAGAGATACAGGGAGAGCGCTATCCGCAAATTTCATTAACATCCGGCTACAGTTTTAACCGGAGTGAAAATGATGGGGGATTTTTTCAGTTTAATGAGACCACAGGTTTATCTGTGGGACTGACTGCCCGTGTGAATATTTTTAATGGCTTTAATATAAATCGAAGAGTGCAGAATGCTCAGATCAGAAGTAAGAATGCCGAGCTGAATCTGGAATCGCAAAAGCTTCGATTGGAATCCGAATTTCAGGCAATTTACAGGACTTATCAAAACAGCATTCAATTGGTGGACCTGGAGGAAGAAAATTTGTCTAATGCAGAAGAGACGTTAGATATAGCCCTGGAGCGATTTCGGCTGGGATCGATCAGTTCGCTGGAGTTCAGGGAAGCGCAGCGTACGTTTATTGCAGCAGAGAATAGGCTGATCAATGCAAAGTTTGAAGCGAAAGTAGCCGAGACAGAACTTCTGCAACTAACCGGAGAGATGGACCAGCTTTTTACCGCTCAGTAA
- the dnaE gene encoding DNA polymerase III subunit alpha, which yields MYLIFDTETTGLPQNYSAPLTDFDNWPRCVQLAWQVHDVTGKLISSGDYIVKPDGFTIPFNSEKVHGISTERAHAEGIPLNEVMDIFNRELERCTFVIGHNLEFDLNIMGSEYLRMERENPLTKKVSIDTKDESTEFCAIPGGRGRYKWPTLAELHDKLFEIGFEEAHNAAADVDATARAFLELVRIGVIRPNHPQDPSQSPANPAQKIEESHYMPKVEELRQRGVTGEEDDQSSAIDLPKESAGVKVDSPFSHLHNHSKFSVLQAASGVKDLVKKAKEDGMPAVAMTDLGNMYGTFHFTKAAYAEGIKPIIGLEAYFVEDRHQKKFTRDHKDKRYQQIFLAKNMQGYRNLAEMCSLGFIEGYYYKFPRIDRELVEKYREGLIATTGGLLGEVPDLILNRGEEVAEEALKWWHDLFGEDLYIEIMRHGLEEEERVNSVLLKFAEKYGIKVIATNNTFYMEKADAKAHDALLCIDNNESISTPIGKGREKRFGFPNDEFYFKTQEEMKALFADVPEAISNTQEVVDKIEEIKLERDVILPNFKLPEGFETEDDYLRHLTIEGAKKHYGELTDEVTERIDHELNIIKTMGFAGYFLIVQDFIIKAKEMGVYVGPGRGSAAGSVVAYCTGITNIDPLKYDLLFERFLNPERVSMPDIDIDFDDDGRQRVIDYVVDKYGKDQVAHIITFGTMAARSSVRDVARVLDLPLSDADRIAKLVPETIGISLEDAFKEVRELRDLKESDSLEGRTLQMAETLEGSVRNTGIHAAGVIIAPDKLTNYIPIGTAKDAELYVTQFDGKVIEDAGMLKMDFLGLKTLSILKTAIGYVKENHSKEYNLDDIPLDDEKTFEMFKKGATVGIFQFESDGMRKYLKQLKPTKIDDLIAMNALYRPGPMQFIPDYIKRKHGEEEVEYDHEDLIDILEPTYGIMIYQEQIMMVAQRMGGYSLGEADVLRRIMGKKKPELLPPEEEKFVKQAVEKGYDKKTAKEVFDKMAMFAGYGFNKSHSAAYSVVAYHTMYFKANYTAEYMAAVLSHNMNDIKKVSFFIEECQRIGIPVDAPNVNSAEGKFVAKDGRVQYGLLAIKGVGSNAIEELVKERDKKGKFSSIFDFSSRIDTRVCNRKTMESLAQAGAFDSLHQNRAQLVASIDDVINYASRKQEEERLNQVSLFGESSGGGGMGGEPNLRECPPWTNIERLNNERELIGFYLSGHPLDKFKEDVRLFASHSLNVEDLSKLGDREKVRVIGIITSVRRISDKKGRPMAFAQIEDLEGSTEVLIFSEVYDRHQGLIAPDTVLMLEGNLSKRDEPPKIIASSMERVENLREKFQAQLQLNIDLKTAEVSEDDLADMATLFSVHKGETPIKLLVRSHKAKKPLKMNVRKYVVEPNNELLSGLRNILDKNSVRLIRNGTNGT from the coding sequence ATGTATCTGATTTTTGATACCGAAACCACCGGCCTTCCCCAGAATTATTCAGCTCCGCTGACCGACTTCGATAACTGGCCGCGCTGTGTTCAGCTTGCCTGGCAGGTCCATGATGTAACCGGAAAGTTAATCTCTTCAGGCGATTACATCGTAAAACCTGATGGATTTACGATTCCTTTCAACTCTGAAAAAGTTCACGGCATTTCCACAGAGCGTGCGCACGCAGAAGGAATTCCTCTGAATGAGGTGATGGATATTTTTAATCGCGAACTGGAGAGGTGCACCTTTGTGATTGGTCACAATCTGGAGTTTGATCTCAATATTATGGGATCGGAATATCTCCGGATGGAGCGGGAGAATCCGCTGACCAAAAAAGTATCGATCGATACGAAGGATGAGTCTACAGAGTTCTGCGCTATTCCCGGCGGACGCGGACGCTACAAGTGGCCAACACTTGCTGAACTTCATGACAAACTTTTTGAAATTGGCTTTGAGGAAGCTCACAATGCCGCCGCCGATGTGGATGCAACAGCTCGTGCATTTCTGGAACTGGTTCGGATTGGTGTGATCCGGCCGAATCACCCCCAGGATCCGTCGCAATCACCGGCAAATCCGGCTCAAAAAATTGAAGAGTCGCACTACATGCCAAAAGTGGAGGAGCTTCGGCAGAGAGGAGTAACCGGAGAGGAGGATGACCAGTCATCGGCGATTGATTTACCAAAAGAGTCCGCCGGCGTAAAAGTGGACTCCCCATTTTCTCATTTGCACAATCATTCCAAATTCTCTGTTCTTCAGGCAGCTTCGGGTGTGAAGGATCTGGTGAAGAAGGCGAAAGAGGATGGCATGCCGGCTGTGGCAATGACTGACCTCGGGAATATGTACGGCACGTTTCATTTTACTAAGGCGGCGTACGCGGAAGGAATCAAGCCGATCATCGGGCTGGAAGCCTATTTTGTAGAAGATCGCCATCAAAAGAAATTTACCCGAGACCATAAGGATAAACGGTATCAGCAGATATTTCTGGCCAAAAACATGCAGGGATATCGGAATCTGGCAGAGATGTGCTCTCTCGGTTTTATTGAGGGATACTACTATAAATTTCCGCGGATTGACCGCGAGTTGGTGGAGAAATATCGAGAAGGGCTGATTGCAACAACCGGTGGGCTATTGGGCGAAGTACCCGATCTGATTTTGAATCGTGGCGAAGAGGTTGCCGAGGAAGCGCTCAAGTGGTGGCACGACCTGTTTGGCGAGGATCTCTACATCGAGATTATGCGTCACGGACTCGAGGAAGAGGAGCGGGTAAACAGTGTGCTTCTGAAATTTGCGGAAAAGTATGGCATTAAGGTGATTGCCACCAATAACACGTTCTATATGGAAAAGGCGGATGCGAAAGCGCACGATGCCTTACTCTGTATCGACAATAACGAGTCGATCTCCACGCCGATTGGGAAAGGGCGCGAGAAACGCTTTGGTTTCCCGAATGATGAATTCTACTTCAAGACGCAGGAGGAGATGAAAGCTCTATTTGCGGATGTGCCAGAGGCGATCTCCAACACGCAGGAAGTGGTGGATAAAATTGAGGAGATCAAACTGGAGCGGGATGTAATTCTCCCCAATTTCAAACTTCCGGAAGGTTTTGAAACAGAAGATGATTATCTGCGTCACTTAACCATCGAAGGCGCGAAAAAGCATTACGGTGAGCTTACCGATGAGGTTACTGAGCGAATTGATCATGAGCTCAACATTATCAAAACGATGGGTTTTGCCGGATACTTCCTGATTGTGCAGGATTTCATTATCAAGGCGAAGGAAATGGGCGTCTATGTGGGACCGGGTCGTGGTTCGGCTGCGGGTTCGGTGGTTGCCTACTGCACGGGAATTACCAACATCGACCCTCTCAAATACGATCTGCTTTTTGAACGTTTCCTGAACCCGGAGCGTGTGTCGATGCCGGATATCGATATCGACTTTGATGATGATGGACGTCAGCGCGTAATTGATTATGTGGTTGATAAATATGGCAAGGACCAGGTTGCGCATATTATCACATTTGGTACAATGGCCGCGCGTTCGTCGGTTCGTGATGTAGCGCGTGTACTCGACCTTCCGCTTTCTGATGCGGACAGGATTGCAAAACTGGTTCCAGAAACGATTGGAATTTCGCTGGAAGATGCATTCAAAGAGGTGAGAGAACTCCGGGATCTGAAAGAGTCTGATTCCCTGGAAGGCCGAACACTCCAGATGGCGGAGACTTTGGAAGGATCGGTTCGAAATACCGGGATTCATGCTGCCGGTGTGATTATAGCCCCGGACAAATTGACGAACTACATCCCGATCGGAACGGCTAAGGATGCCGAACTCTATGTGACTCAGTTTGACGGTAAGGTGATCGAAGACGCCGGGATGCTGAAGATGGACTTCCTTGGACTGAAAACACTCTCCATCCTGAAAACGGCGATCGGGTATGTGAAGGAGAATCACAGCAAGGAGTACAACCTGGATGATATTCCGCTGGATGATGAGAAGACCTTCGAGATGTTCAAAAAAGGGGCAACCGTAGGGATTTTCCAGTTTGAATCGGACGGAATGCGGAAGTATCTCAAACAGCTCAAGCCGACGAAAATTGATGACCTGATTGCTATGAACGCGCTCTATCGTCCGGGCCCGATGCAGTTTATCCCGGATTATATTAAACGGAAGCATGGCGAGGAAGAGGTGGAATACGATCACGAGGATTTGATCGATATTCTGGAGCCGACTTACGGTATTATGATCTACCAGGAGCAGATCATGATGGTGGCACAGCGAATGGGTGGCTACTCTCTCGGTGAAGCGGATGTACTTCGCCGAATCATGGGTAAGAAGAAACCGGAACTGCTTCCGCCTGAAGAAGAAAAATTTGTAAAGCAGGCCGTTGAGAAAGGGTACGACAAGAAAACCGCGAAAGAGGTTTTCGACAAGATGGCGATGTTTGCCGGCTACGGGTTCAACAAGTCTCACTCTGCGGCGTATTCTGTGGTAGCCTATCACACCATGTATTTTAAGGCGAACTATACCGCGGAGTATATGGCCGCTGTATTGAGCCATAACATGAACGACATCAAAAAGGTGAGCTTCTTTATTGAGGAGTGTCAGCGAATTGGAATTCCGGTGGATGCTCCGAATGTAAATTCTGCCGAGGGAAAATTTGTGGCCAAGGACGGCAGGGTTCAGTATGGCTTGCTTGCAATAAAAGGAGTCGGCTCAAATGCGATTGAGGAGTTGGTGAAAGAGCGGGACAAGAAAGGAAAATTCTCCTCTATTTTTGATTTTTCATCCCGGATAGACACCCGTGTTTGTAACCGCAAAACCATGGAGAGCCTTGCACAAGCCGGCGCATTCGATTCTTTGCATCAAAACCGGGCACAGCTTGTGGCAAGCATTGATGATGTGATCAATTACGCTTCCCGTAAACAGGAAGAGGAACGCCTTAACCAGGTAAGCCTTTTTGGTGAATCATCGGGCGGAGGCGGAATGGGAGGTGAACCGAACCTGAGAGAGTGTCCGCCGTGGACCAATATTGAGCGGCTCAACAACGAACGAGAACTTATCGGATTCTATTTGAGCGGCCACCCGCTGGATAAATTCAAGGAGGATGTTCGTCTGTTTGCCTCGCACTCACTCAATGTGGAAGATCTTTCGAAACTGGGAGATCGGGAAAAAGTAAGAGTGATAGGGATCATCACGTCGGTAAGGAGAATTAGTGATAAAAAAGGGCGTCCGATGGCATTTGCTCAAATTGAGGATCTTGAGGGAAGTACTGAGGTTCTCATATTTAGCGAAGTTTATGATCGTCATCAGGGGTTAATTGCTCCGGATACGGTTTTAATGCTGGAAGGAAATCTCTCAAAAAGAGATGAACCGCCCAAGATTATTGCTTCTTCGATGGAAAGAGTGGAAAACCTTCGCGAAAAATTTCAGGCTCAGCTGCAGCTCAACATTGATTTGAAAACAGCTGAAGTATCAGAAGATGACCTGGCCGATATGGCAACTCTGTTTAGTGTGCATAAAGGTGAAACGCCCATTAAGCTGCTGGTTAGAAGTCATAAAGCGAAAAAACCACTAAAGATGAACGTCAGGAAATATGTAGTGGAACCGAATAATGAGCTGTTAAGTGGATTGAGGAATATTTTGGATAAAAACTCTGTTCGGTTAATCAGAAATGGTACAAATGGAACCTGA
- a CDS encoding efflux RND transporter periplasmic adaptor subunit, whose protein sequence is MSKVTKRIVFFTVLAIVLGALAYPKLKPFFQSNDAQAQGGPGGGGGPLQVEAVVMEPETIQDRIFSSGTIRANEVVDLSTETSGIITGIFFDEGGEVGKGQLLLKINDSELQAQKQRANFRLNLAEQREERQRRLLERGGISQDDYDATLNEVNVLRSELNLIDAQIEKTEIKAPFAGRIGLKYVSEGSYISPNTRIASLQEIDPVKIDFSVPERYISRVDIGDEINFDVQGIDSSFVGDVYAIEPRIDSQTRTLQIRALSQNDEQILFPGAFANIVLILDEIDDALMLPTISVVPELNTQKIFVIRNGVIEQERIQTGIRTSDKLQIIEGVAVGDTVLTTGLLQVNPGTEVDIVKLNKSSEL, encoded by the coding sequence ATGAGTAAAGTTACGAAGCGTATTGTTTTTTTTACAGTTCTGGCGATTGTTTTGGGAGCTTTGGCATACCCGAAACTTAAACCTTTTTTCCAGTCGAATGATGCACAAGCGCAAGGCGGACCGGGAGGCGGGGGTGGTCCGTTACAAGTTGAAGCCGTGGTGATGGAGCCGGAAACTATTCAGGATAGAATCTTTTCAAGCGGAACAATTCGCGCTAATGAGGTTGTGGATCTGAGCACAGAAACCTCCGGTATCATTACCGGGATCTTTTTTGATGAAGGCGGTGAAGTGGGAAAAGGTCAGTTGCTGTTAAAAATCAACGACAGTGAACTTCAGGCTCAGAAACAACGAGCCAACTTCCGATTGAACCTGGCTGAACAGAGAGAGGAGAGACAGCGAAGGCTGTTGGAACGAGGCGGAATTAGTCAGGATGATTATGACGCTACTCTGAATGAAGTAAATGTACTGCGCTCCGAGCTCAATCTGATTGATGCTCAAATTGAGAAGACAGAAATTAAAGCTCCTTTTGCCGGGCGCATCGGTTTAAAATATGTGAGTGAGGGAAGCTACATTAGTCCAAATACACGAATTGCTTCACTACAGGAAATTGATCCGGTTAAAATCGATTTCTCCGTTCCTGAAAGGTATATCTCACGTGTAGATATAGGAGACGAGATTAATTTTGATGTTCAGGGAATTGACTCCTCTTTTGTGGGTGATGTATATGCTATTGAGCCCCGGATAGACTCTCAAACGAGAACACTGCAAATTCGGGCGTTAAGTCAGAATGATGAACAAATTCTTTTCCCCGGTGCATTTGCGAATATTGTATTAATCCTGGATGAAATTGACGACGCTCTGATGCTGCCTACAATATCAGTAGTGCCCGAACTGAATACTCAAAAAATATTTGTTATTCGAAATGGTGTTATCGAACAGGAGAGAATTCAGACTGGGATCCGTACAAGCGATAAACTGCAAATTATTGAAGGTGTTGCCGTAGGGGATACGGTTTTGACAACCGGTCTTCTTCAGGTAAATCCGGGTACGGAAGTTGATATTGTGAAATTGAATAAAAGTTCTGAACTATGA
- a CDS encoding ATP-binding protein, with protein MAENTYRLSLKSTHEEAARVPDFVTEIQNEASLNEDEASTFMLLLSEAVDNAIQHGNQYDPEKNVTIEIFINGKEIMAKVTDEGEGFDMEKAKKANPIDEENLLNPGGRGIFIIQELSDSMEFSNNGTTLQFKIQR; from the coding sequence ATGGCTGAAAATACTTACCGACTCTCATTAAAATCTACCCATGAAGAGGCGGCCAGGGTCCCGGATTTTGTAACTGAAATACAGAATGAAGCTTCATTGAATGAAGATGAAGCTTCAACTTTCATGTTGTTACTCAGCGAAGCGGTTGATAATGCCATTCAGCACGGCAATCAATACGATCCGGAGAAGAACGTTACTATAGAGATCTTCATCAATGGAAAGGAGATTATGGCCAAGGTGACCGACGAAGGGGAAGGGTTCGATATGGAAAAGGCAAAAAAGGCCAATCCTATCGATGAGGAAAATTTACTGAATCCCGGAGGGCGCGGAATTTTTATCATCCAGGAGCTCTCCGATTCCATGGAATTTTCAAATAACGGGACTACCCTTCAGTTTAAAATTCAGAGATAA
- the trxA gene encoding thioredoxin — translation MSKPIEFTDDNFSDEVENSSEPVLVDFWAEWCGPCRMVGPIVEELVGEYEGKVKIGKVNVDHNSEVSVKYGIRSIPTLLIFKDGEVVDQIIGAVPKNQIKKHLDAQVA, via the coding sequence ATGAGTAAACCAATTGAATTCACAGACGATAATTTTTCGGATGAAGTAGAAAATTCTTCCGAACCTGTATTAGTTGATTTTTGGGCTGAGTGGTGTGGACCTTGCCGAATGGTAGGGCCGATTGTTGAAGAGCTTGTCGGCGAATACGAAGGGAAAGTAAAAATCGGAAAGGTAAATGTAGACCATAATTCAGAAGTTTCAGTGAAGTATGGAATCCGAAGTATTCCAACTCTTCTGATCTTTAAAGACGGTGAAGTTGTAGATCAAATCATCGGTGCAGTTCCGAAAAATCAAATTAAAAAGCATTTGGACGCGCAAGTAGCGTAA